The segment TACTTCACTTTTAGAAGTGTGTCCTAAGGCAGCAAATTGACAGCAAGATTTTGTTTCCCTTAAAAGGGAGTCTCTGTTGTCTGTTTGGCTCAGTACACAGCCAGCCTAGTCACCTCTACCCTCTAGATAAAATATCGTGTAAAGATGGCAGTTGTCCTACAGAGCCTACAAATGGCTGAAAGAGActttggaagtcattttgccCAACCCCatgatttcacagatgaagaaagtggggcccagagaggtttgccttgcctaaaatcacacagggagtaaatggACAGAAtacggatttgaactcaggtcctcaggaCTCTTTTTAAGAGTCCTGCATAAATGATTCGTGAGTAATAACATGCTCCCTTTCAGATAGTCATTCCAAGATCATCAGAGAGATTTCATTCTGCTCATTGATCTGTTCTTAATTATGTGGAGAAAGAGACAAATACTTTTAGAAAttacaaggagggagggaggagggaagagagcacTGGGTTAATGAGGAAATCCAGTTAACAAGAATTCCTCCAACCTCATAAATTGGAGTTTAAATAAAGAACCTCTTCTTTGAAAACTTAGCTGTATTCATCCACCAGTGGGCACTCTGTCCTAATTTCTCGGGGAATATGAGATGAAAgatgactttaatttctttccaGGGTTGTCATCCATGCCACAGCTGAGTGGTTTTTTCATCTTCTGTAGTTTCTAAGCACAGGAATCTCTGGGACATAGAAACTTCAAGGCAGCTGTGGACAAGGGCtgattctccttcccctccttgggGCCAGCTTCTTCCTCCTTGGAGGTTATGAGGGAGCAGGGAACTGGAGGCCAGTCTGGTGGAAATATGGCTTCTAGCTTGACCCACCTTCAAAGACTGTTCGGGTATTGGAATTTAGAGGCATTTCCTCACAGTTCTAAGTGCTGACAGCACCAGGAGCTCACATCTAGATGTTTCTGGGAGGCAAGTGCAGGACAGTGGGTAGCCAGCCAGCTCCATTCAAATGGCTCACTGAGAACAGGCCCCAGGTGCCTTGGAGCGCTTGCACTCAGGGccatctcccccctttttccccctcAGCTTCCAAAGGAGCCAATAAAGAAAGTGGAGGTGCTCCTGGGAATTCTCGAGGGGGAGCCCCACAGGCCCTGGGAGGCCTGTTTGCAGGGGGCTTTCCTGTGCTGAGACCGGCTGGCCAGAGGGACGGCTCAGGTAAGGAGGTTGGAGGGGGAGGAAAACTGGGACTGATTCTCAGCAAAGCAGTGCAGTGGGGCTCTGATGTCATTCAGTCAATCCTAGAGCCggagggacctcagtggccacaCAGTCCAACCTCCTGGTTTTACACTTGAGAACAGGAAGACCAAGGGGAGTAAAGTGACTGACTTGagtcaggtgggatttgaaatcaggttctcAGACTTCAGATCCTGCTTttttgagggagagggagaaggcaagagaaagggcaggagaggaagggaggaaggaggaaaaaggaaagcttTTCACAAATTTTGTGAAGGGTGGTTGTTGTTTTAGGTACATTTACGGACACTTTTGTCCACTGCTTTTGACAAAGGTAGAGAAATCCACCAGCTGGCTGAGTTCTAAGCTGGTGGTTGTGTCTCCCCAGCCAATCAGGACTTTGGGGCTGCCTTGGTGCTTTTGAGAGCCTAAATTAGAACATTACAACTCATTGGAACAGAAGGAACAAAGCTTTAATGCTGTGGAAAGTCATGGATTCAGAAACGGCAGAGGAAAATGGGGCTTTTGTCAAAATCATAAACCATGTGTGTGCCATAATCATTGTCATTATGGAAACTCACTTTATATAACTCTTGGAAGGTCGCAGAGGGGTTTATTCACGTTTATATGGTGGGGCATTGCTGGGGCAAATGTCATTATGCccatgattttacagatgaggtgttAAATGATTTAATCCTAATCTCACCACAGATAAAACCAGAGTCTTCTGACTCGGGATCCAATGCTCAGAATTGATCAGGGTGGTTCTGGGAAATAGAAGAAACCGACCTTGCTGAGTTCTTAGATTACTTAGTTAATTCTATTTTTTGTAGTGTCCAtagatggagggatggagggatggaggaggtAGCTGTAGGGAAGAAATTCTGACAAAGCGAACCCTCAGATTTTTCCTTCTAATGGAACGGAAGGATTGTCCAGGCCCCCTCTTCCCCCTCGCCGGGTGGGGACTGGAGGTAGAAGGCCCCCAGGGATGCCCGCCCCCCTGGGCTCCTCTGCTGATGTCACTGACGGCTGCTTTGGTCTGCAGGTGCCGGGTCCCGAGCCCCGTCCCCTCGGCTCCCCACCAAGGCCATCAGCGCTCCCCTGAACCCACCCGCGTCTCCGAGGCTCGGAAATGCATCGGAAGCCTCGGCGCTGGGCAGAGGGGTCCCTCCCCGCCCCAGCGTGCCCGCCCCTCCGCCTCccacccccccgcccccgccgcccCTCCCTCCAGTCGCGTCTCTCTCAGCCATCGGCAAGCCCCCTCTCGTCTCCCCCCCGGCCCCGATGACCAAAACGAGCGCCCAGACAGTGGTGCCCCCGCCTCCTCCCCCAACGCCCCCTCCTCCGCCCCCTCTCCCCCTCGTCCCCCCCTGCGGCTTTCCTGGGCCGGTGTCAGAGGCTTCTGGTCCCAGCCCTCCCCCACCAGACCTCCGGGAacccccccctccacccccacccccgcctccccccctccctcttcattcctctccttcccccaggtCATCTTTGGCCCCCACACCTCTGCCAGGCTCCAGCAATAGCGGAGAGGCCGCCCCTCCGCTGCCGCTCAAGTCCCCCAAGGCCAGCCTGCAGTCCgtgccccttccccccacccccccagcctCCCAGCCCACGATACTGGTGCAGAAGAAAAGACCTGGCCGAGGGGCAGGTAAGTGAAGCTCCCCGGGCTGCTCCAGAGCTGGCTCCTGTGGGCCGGCGAGAGCTGCTGGTTCAGTAGTCCGTGTTAGCGCCGACTGTCTGGAGGGTGTTGGGGAAAGTGTTCATAATGCAGATCAGACTTAAAAGCTGGTATGGGTAcgttcatttaatatttttaatggagaggtgattgttaaacattcaccagcacACCCTCGAATCAATGTCAGAAGTTTCTTTTCATTGTTGCGAAAGATCACGGAATTCCCCGGTGtcctctagtccaatctcctcctttactagatgagaaaatagacccaggagtgatttccccagggtcacacaggtaataagagcCAGAGGCAGGATGTGGACCCCTTCCAAGTCCAGAGCAGTCCTCTTTACCATGTTCCACACTGCCTCCAAGCTCTGGTTTGTGTCCTGCCTGTGACAGTAGCTGGCCAAGTCCCTTCCACTCTTGgacctgtttccttatcttcagatttaaaatattgttgtgaggattccaAGAGATAACTTTTGTATATCACTTTAAAAACCATTCAAGCCATTCATACGTACTGGATAGAAACAGTAGACATGGTACCGCAAGGACCAAATTTGGGAAAACAGTTTACCCAGAAAAGATATCTGTTGGAGGGGACTCAAATGAAGGTGCTCAGATACCTTTCCAAGTATGTGAATTGGAGGAGATAGCAAAAGCCTGGGGGGAAAGTCTCACCTTATTACCCAAAGAAAGATGACCAAGAGCAAATCAGAACTACCTGACTATAGGCCTTCTTTCCCATTTGTTTAAAAGTTCATGATAAtaaaagaatttctatttttaaatattttatgatgttaattattaacaaaattttattattaaattaatgaaCAATTGAATTCCGTTAAACTACATTATttgtaattaataaaatattgttaATGTTAGTATTAACAAATTACCATTTAGTAAACCAATAAACAATTGAATATTGTTGGTGGAAGAAATTCTAAATAATCAACAAACCGTTATTaataatgttaattattattagtaCATGTTagatggctgaacaatttgtctCAGCTCCCTAAGACTTTAATTTTCAAAGCAAGGCATCTCTTCACTGGGGGTCTTCTAAaccaattaaatcacaagtcTGATCCAAAAAAACAGTAGTAACTGTCCCTGTCGCCTTCAGCTGTTGATTCCACTGCCTTTTTATTCTTTGGTATTAGGAAGTCTGGCCTTAGAGCCCACTTCATTCCCAGCTGCTGCAGCAGTGGCCCGTCCTGTAGGATGCTCTTGTCAGGACAGATGGACAAGTTGAACCTCCCTTGCAGGAGGGTTTTCTAAGGAAGCTCATCAGTCTTGTCCTATCATCCCAGTTCCTCTGGCCTTTTCCATGAGGCCTATTTCAGTCCTAGACCAGTCACTGTTTTTTGAACCATCTCCAAGTCGTCCCCATATTTGCATTTGTGTACAACCAAGTGGATGCTGGTGGACTAGCATGACAGAAAACATTTTCCTCCTGGTTCCATGAGAGAGAGGTTTGTCTCATTTGTTGAGAGGTTTGTCTCATTTGTCTGCATTTGCCTACATCTAATCAAATATTTCAGGTGTCTTTGGCTAACTGGAAAAGCCAAGTAAGAAGCTAGGGAACTTTTAAGGGAACTAAACTGCATCTCTGGGAAATACAGGCAGAATTATGTGTTCATGGCCAGAGTGGGTTGCGGAAGAAGTCAGTTTTCCACTTTTTCTTGGAGAGAGAACTCTGAAAGGATCActtctgaaatctgcctcagcttcctggCCAGGAATTCCATGACCTCACATTCTTTCAGGGCTTTTCAGCAGACAGTTTCTTTCTGGTGTCTCTTGTGTCTCATCACCATCTTGTCTATCTCAATGTGCCTTTTCTGGAATATCTTGCCAAGTCGGGCTGCTAGGACAGCTTGAAGGAAGAGTTTTCCAACAGATTTTcccacttctctttcttcttaatCATTTTCAGTAATATTTTTACTGACAATACTTGAGCCTTTGCCAACTCCATATACTTTTCCAAAAATGCCCACCAGCTTTCGGCCAAACTCAGAGAAACATACTCCAATTCATTGACTTCTTTTACCTTAGGTCTCTGGGCAGCTGCCCATGGGTGCCTAAAAGCTGCTTCCCCCATAGCCTTCTTgaccaatttccccacatcttgaGCCAGGTTCTTACCTCTTCTGGCCAGTGATATCTTACTTTTGACTTGGGTCTG is part of the Notamacropus eugenii isolate mMacEug1 chromosome 3, mMacEug1.pri_v2, whole genome shotgun sequence genome and harbors:
- the WIPF3 gene encoding WAS/WASL-interacting protein family member 3 isoform X1, giving the protein MPVPPPPPPPLPPPPPPIGAPPPPPPLASPASTEAPRLKKDVPQGRSALLADIQQGTRLRKVTQINDRSAPQIESSKGANKESGGAPGNSRGGAPQALGGLFAGGFPVLRPAGQRDGSGAGSRAPSPRLPTKAISAPLNPPASPRLGNASEASALGRGVPPRPSVPAPPPPTPPPPPPLPPVASLSAIGKPPLVSPPAPMTKTSAQTVVPPPPPPTPPPPPPLPLVPPCGFPGPVSEASGPSPPPPDLREPPPPPPPPPPPLPLHSSPSPRSSLAPTPLPGSSNSGEAAPPLPLKSPKASLQSVPLPPTPPASQPTILVQKKRPGRGAGTGGGKLNPPPVPPARSPTTELSSKSQQALAWVGPPQPGAPLRNGNFHIPDDFESKFTFHSVEDFPPPDEFKPCQKTYPSKVPKSPTPGSWLPAEGTGRGSENTKGRNSQLPLKTLR
- the WIPF3 gene encoding WAS/WASL-interacting protein family member 3 isoform X2 — translated: MPVPPPPPPPLPPPPPPIGAPPPPPPLASPASTEAPRLKKDVPQGRSALLADIQQGTRLRKVTQINDRSAPQIESSKGANKESGGAPGNSRGGAPQALGGLFAGGFPVLRPAGQRDGSGAGSRAPSPRLPTKAISAPLNPPASPRLGNASEASALGRGVPPRPSVPAPPPPTPPPPPPLPPVASLSAIGKPPLVSPPAPMTKTSAQTVVPPPPPPTPPPPPPLPLVPPCGFPGPVSEASGPSPPPPDLREPPPPPPPPPPPLPLHSSPSPRSSLAPTPLPGSSNSGEAAPPLPLKSPKASLQSVPLPPTPPASQPTILVQKKRPGRGAGTGGGKLNPPPVPPARSPTTELSSKSQQALAWVGPPQPGAPLRNGNFHIPDDFESKFTFHSVEDFPPPDEFKPCQKTYPSKVPKITTENSTVRRQMK